The DNA segment AAGATTAGAAAATGAATCTTTATATTCATTTATATTTTTAGTATTTCCTGAGCTTGTTTGAAGAGTATGAATTCTATAGTAAGTTAATCTTGCAGGATCAAGCAAAATATTTCCTTCTGATAATAAGGAAGAATAAAAGATGAAAGAATCGATGACTGCCTTTATTTTTTTAAGATATTGAGCATTATTTTCAAGTATTTCTCTCCTTACGCATATTGAACTTGAATTAAAATTGACATTTAATTTAAGAAGATTTCTAATGTTAGTTTTACGATTGTTTTCAATAGCTAATGTAAACTCAGGCAAATTAAACGACGCATATGGAGGGATCTTAAGATAATCTTCAATGATTTTTATTTCATTACCTTTATCATCAATAATAACAAAGTTGTTATGATAATATATTGGATGAAATACTTTGAAAAAGGAAGTTACTCTTTCTAACTTATCTTCTCTATACATATCATCATCGTCTAACAGACAAATAATATCTCCCTTACTCTCATGTAAGCCTTTGTAGATTTTTTCTCCTAAATATTCTTGGTCATCGTAAATATCTATTATATTATTATAATTTATCTCACTTAATTCAAAATTTTTAATCACAACTATTTCAAATTTATCCTTATCTAATGTCTGATTTAGGACTGAATTTAATGCATTACCTAAATATTTCTGTCTATTATAGGCTGTTATTATTACTGAAACAAAATCCTTCATTATTAATATATCCTATGTATAACGAACTTTAAATCTTTTAATAGAAATATTTAAATAATCGACTGACTAGTCAGTTTATTGTGACTTAAAATGGAACAGAAAAGAATCCACGAAATACCTGAATGGGCATTTGAATTTCATGGGCATAGATGTCCTGCAATGCCATTAGGTTATTTAGCAGGAGAATATGCTCTGAAACTACTAGGAATAGAAAAGGAAAAAGATACGAATACTTACGTTTTTTCGGAAACTGGTGACGAGCATCATCAAGGATGTTTTGACGACGGAGTTCAGGCAGCAACTGGATGTACTTATGGTAAAGGAAATTATAAAAGACTTCAATACGGTAAGATGGCTATAATTGTTTATAAACCAGGTAAAGGAGCGGTTAGAATAAGACCTAAGCCAGAAATACTTGATGGATGTAGCAAATTTGAATTTTTCAAATATAGAAAATCTGGAATACCTGCATCTCAAGTTCCTAGAGAAGTTTCTGACGAGGTTATAAATTACGTACTTTCAAAGGATTTCGAAGAATTATTCTATTATGAATTTCTCAAAGACTTTACATACAGTTCTCCAAAGAAGACAATGGCAAGAATAGTTTGTGATGACTGCGGAGAGCCAACGTATGAGAACTACATAAAAATCTTCAACGGTAAAAAGCTCTGTCCACGTTGTTATGAAATTGAAAGAAATAAAAGGTGATAGTCAATGAATTCAATTTTTTTATTTATCATATTTATTTTAACCTGGATACTTTCTGCGTTATTTGCAGTAGCGGGTGTAGGTGCGGCTAACACATTAATTCCTATATATTACTCCTTGGGTATACCATTTTCAATAGCAGCTGCTGCTGGGCTTTTATTAAATGTATTTTCATTGTCTTCTGCTACGGTAAACAATGGAAAAAGGGGTAGAGTATTATGGAAATTAGGAACTATCTTCCTTATACCTGCAGTTATAATGGCTCCTGTAGGAGCATTTATAGGAATTCATACTCCAAGGAAAATATTGCTCTGGATATTCGTGGCATTCTTAGGATACACATTATATAATTTGATAAGAGGAAGAGTAAAAGAGGAAACAAACAAATTTTCTGGAAATATTAAAGGGTACATACTTGGTATAACAGTAGGAGCTATTGCTGGATTTCTGGGCGGTTTATTAGGCGTAGGAGGCGGAATGATAATTTTACCTGTTTTAGCTCTAATAGAAAAAGATTATAAGAAAGTTTCAGCTACTGCAGGCTATGTAGCTTTATTTAGTTCTGCAAGTGGTTTTACTAGCTATCTGTTCTTATTACGAGGAATAAGTTATGAGCTATGGTTAGTAATATTAATAGGTGGAATTTTAGGAGGATTCAGCGGATCGTATTTAATGAACAAGATGAAGACTCTTTATGTAAAATATACTATAGTATCCATAATAACGTTCGTGCTAATAAAAATACTTATAGGAGTAATTTAAACATTTAAACTATGAGAGGCGTAATTAAAATATGAGACAGAGAAATGAGGAAGTGACGAAGGAAAAGATATTGCAAGCTGCTATCGAAGTTTTTGCTGAGGAAGGCTTTTTTAAAGCTTCAGTAGACCAAGTGTGTAAAAAAGCAGGAGTTTCTAAGGGAATAATATTTTGGCATTTTAAGACTAAAGATCAGTTAATCTTAGAAGTAGCTAAGAAAAGTCTACCTTTAGATATTGTAGAGAGCTGTTTAAAAGAAAAGGAAAATACTCTTGAATGTATTGGGAATAAATATCTAGAAAAATACGATGATCCTATTATGAGGAAACTTTTCTTACATACTATATCTGCAATGAATATATATAAGGAACTGGGAGATGATATTAGAGAATTATGTGATTCACTAGTGAAAAAAATAAGTAAATGTGTTTTAAATAGCGAAAGTAATGAGGATATTATAAGAATAAGGTCTTTCATGGGAGGGCTTCTTTGTTACGTAGTAAATCCTCCGAATATAGACAAGAAAACATATGTTGATACCCTTATTAAGATAGCTTTAGTAAAAGAAACTTAATTTCTATATTAAAATAGATTCTACTAATTTATAAATATTTAATTTTTTACCAGTATATAATTTTTTCTAAATAAATTCGTAAATAATTTTTAAATACCTATATTCTTCATTATATTTATGGAAACTAAGAAAGTCTTAATTTTAGGAATAGATGGATACATAGGCTGGGCTCTAGCGTTAAGGCTAGGAAAGAAAGGGCACGAAGTATATGGTATAGATAATCTAATAACTAGAGTACAAGCAATGGAAGTTGGCGGAGATTCTGCGTTTCCCTTGCCATCAGTAGAAGAAAGAAGGAATATATTTAACAAATATATTGGCCCAATAGATTTCACTGTCAATGATATAACTAAACCTTATGTTTTAAGAGATTACATTAGTAAAATAAAACCAGACGCTATAATACACACTCGCAGAAATGAAGATAATCCCAACAAGCCTAATGGGAAAGAGTAAGGAACATAAACTTCCCTGAAGCGAGTGACGAACTTGAAGTAGATGATGGGAATAAGCACAACAAGAGGAGGACAATACGTTGTAGCAAAATGGGGTAAAGGGAGGGATTCAAAGTTCCTCAAGATCGAAGTAGTTATGGAGAAGGACGAGTTCAAGATAGTGGCTAAGGTGACGAGCAATGAGGGCAGTTAACACAGTGAAGGACTTGAAGGAGCAAGGTAAGGAAAAGAGGTTCTATGGTGATAAGGCTTACGATACTAACGAGGTTTTTGGTGTTGTAGTTCCTCCTAGGATATCAGACTTGGTCATCCTGTTAGGCGTAAAGCTATGCGTGAGTTTAAGGGGTTGGGTTGTGAACGTTGGAGGGACGAGAAATGGTCGTTGAGTCCTTGTTCTCCGCGTACTTTTGGTGAGTCTGTAAGGGCTATAAGTTTTGCCGGTCAAGTTGTTGATGCTAAGCTCAAGTTTTGGGCTTACGCCTGGATAATATGGCTAACCTTGTTGTTGGTAGAGCAAAAGGAGTCGAGGTTAGGCCTTAACATAGTAAAATTTTGAAAGATCTATTATTTTCTATAAAAAGTATATTTTTACCGTATCATTCTGCTGAAATATATTGAACAAACCCACAAAGCATCTACATGGTCTGTATTAAAAAAGCATATCACTTCTCATAATTGGTCATAAAACTGGCTTTTACCACCAATGGTGGTGCCTGTGATGATGTCCATAAAACCATTCAGGATATAGGCCATGGCCCCAGTAGTACGGAAAGCTTTTACCGAGATCAGTAAGCTCCACATACTCTTCTCCATCTTTTTCAAACCTTCTGACTAATCCTGCTAGCATTAATTGACTTAACACGAGGTCGAAAGCACTACCGTATAACGGAACCGAGTTCCTTAGTTGAGATATTTTCAATGGACCGCTTTTTAGGGCTTCAAGTACCTGGTATCCGCCTAATTTCATTAATCCGCCAAACATTTTTTCACCGATATCTAATTCGATATCGGAATTAATAAATCTTTCCTTAATAGCAACGGACTAATCTATTGCATTTAAACATTTTACAGTCTTAATTAGAGAGATAATCTTTCGTAAATTTTAGACTTAATTAAAAATTCCTACACTTGACTTTAAAAACA comes from the Acidianus infernus genome and includes:
- a CDS encoding glycosyltransferase family 2 protein encodes the protein MKDFVSVIITAYNRQKYLGNALNSVLNQTLDKDKFEIVVIKNFELSEINYNNIIDIYDDQEYLGEKIYKGLHESKGDIICLLDDDDMYREDKLERVTSFFKVFHPIYYHNNFVIIDDKGNEIKIIEDYLKIPPYASFNLPEFTLAIENNRKTNIRNLLKLNVNFNSSSICVRREILENNAQYLKKIKAVIDSFIFYSSLLSEGNILLDPARLTYYRIHTLQTSSGNTKNINEYKDSFSNLFKKAVEDFYVITEMLNGKTNEIINEIVNEELLRYKLLYKIFSGNNISIKTKFNIHLINYYLLSLLPTFLRNLYIKDQYNRTKKVRSFQVKSSNIL
- a CDS encoding FmdE family protein, with product MEQKRIHEIPEWAFEFHGHRCPAMPLGYLAGEYALKLLGIEKEKDTNTYVFSETGDEHHQGCFDDGVQAATGCTYGKGNYKRLQYGKMAIIVYKPGKGAVRIRPKPEILDGCSKFEFFKYRKSGIPASQVPREVSDEVINYVLSKDFEELFYYEFLKDFTYSSPKKTMARIVCDDCGEPTYENYIKIFNGKKLCPRCYEIERNKR
- a CDS encoding sulfite exporter TauE/SafE family protein; translated protein: MNSIFLFIIFILTWILSALFAVAGVGAANTLIPIYYSLGIPFSIAAAAGLLLNVFSLSSATVNNGKRGRVLWKLGTIFLIPAVIMAPVGAFIGIHTPRKILLWIFVAFLGYTLYNLIRGRVKEETNKFSGNIKGYILGITVGAIAGFLGGLLGVGGGMIILPVLALIEKDYKKVSATAGYVALFSSASGFTSYLFLLRGISYELWLVILIGGILGGFSGSYLMNKMKTLYVKYTIVSIITFVLIKILIGVI
- a CDS encoding TetR/AcrR family transcriptional regulator; protein product: MRQRNEEVTKEKILQAAIEVFAEEGFFKASVDQVCKKAGVSKGIIFWHFKTKDQLILEVAKKSLPLDIVESCLKEKENTLECIGNKYLEKYDDPIMRKLFLHTISAMNIYKELGDDIRELCDSLVKKISKCVLNSESNEDIIRIRSFMGGLLCYVVNPPNIDKKTYVDTLIKIALVKET
- a CDS encoding NAD-dependent epimerase/dehydratase family protein, yielding METKKVLILGIDGYIGWALALRLGKKGHEVYGIDNLITRVQAMEVGGDSAFPLPSVEERRNIFNKYIGPIDFTVNDITKPYVLRDYISKIKPDAIIHTRRNEDNPNKPNGKE